A genome region from Bacteroidales bacterium includes the following:
- a CDS encoding Lrp/AsnC ligand binding domain-containing protein — protein MARQQLDSLDYKILRLISANARVPFLEVARECGVSGAAIHQRVQRLVNLGIIKGTDYFVDPAKVGFGTCAYMGLYLQTPDQFEDVVAKLREIPEVVECHYTTGQYDMFIKLYARDNAHLLDIIHDKLQPLGLARTESIISFKEAFRQPLPIEDLSI, from the coding sequence ATGGCAAGACAACAATTAGACTCGTTGGACTATAAAATCTTACGATTAATTTCAGCAAATGCCAGAGTTCCATTTCTTGAAGTGGCTCGTGAATGTGGAGTATCTGGTGCAGCAATTCATCAAAGAGTACAAAGATTGGTGAATTTAGGTATAATAAAAGGAACTGACTATTTTGTTGATCCTGCAAAGGTTGGTTTTGGAACATGTGCCTATATGGGTTTATATCTTCAAACACCTGATCAATTTGAAGATGTGGTTGCAAAACTAAGAGAGATACCCGAGGTGGTTGAGTGTCACTATACAACAGGACAATACGATATGTTTATTAAACTATATGCACGTGATAATGCTCACCTATTGGATATAATTCACGATAAATTACAACCATTGGGGTTGGCTCGTACCGAGTCAATAATCTCGTTTAAAGAGGCGTTCCGTCAACCACTCCCAATTGAAGATTTGTCAATATAA
- a CDS encoding MerR family transcriptional regulator, with protein MAGERSEYPKKQFYSISEVAEIVGTNESTLRFWEREFKEIKPRRASRGVRLYSNSDLEVVKLIYHLVKEKGLTLDGAKKRLKDNPDLENTTIEVVNRLKDVRAELMAIRNYIEFLEAKENETLSKKASKKMEKEEPQTYSTVEEEPIIAEEPKIDDLLEEDIEIENIKEDDEDGSVPTILSLF; from the coding sequence ATGGCAGGCGAACGTTCAGAATACCCAAAAAAACAGTTTTACTCAATAAGTGAGGTTGCCGAAATTGTAGGCACAAATGAATCGACACTTCGTTTCTGGGAGCGAGAATTTAAAGAGATAAAACCTCGTAGAGCATCGCGAGGAGTTCGCCTTTATAGCAACTCTGATTTAGAGGTTGTAAAACTAATATATCATCTTGTAAAAGAGAAAGGTTTAACTCTTGATGGTGCAAAAAAACGTCTCAAAGATAACCCTGATTTAGAGAACACCACAATAGAGGTTGTGAATCGTCTAAAAGATGTCAGAGCTGAACTTATGGCAATACGCAACTATATAGAATTTCTTGAAGCGAAGGAGAATGAGACTTTATCGAAAAAGGCTTCAAAGAAGATGGAGAAAGAGGAGCCTCAAACATATAGTACGGTTGAAGAGGAACCTATTATTGCAGAGGAACCAAAAATAGATGATTTGTTAGAGGAAGATATTGAAATTGAGAATATTAAAGAGGATGATGAGGACGGTTCCGTTCCCACAATTTTATCACTTTTCTAA
- the alaS gene encoding alanine--tRNA ligase, producing MLTSKEIRESFKEFFRSKGHEIVPSAPMVIKGDPTLMFTNAGMNQFKDIILGNAPIKYPRVADSQKCLRVSGKHNDLEEVGLDTYHHTMFEMLGNWSFGDYFKKEAIDWAWEYLTEVLKLDKNRLYATVFEGYAPEGLERDDEAAGYWEKHLPASHIINGNRKDNFWEMGDTGPCGPCSEIHIDLRSDAERAEKDGRELVNESHPQVIEIWNLVFMQYNRKADGSLEGLPAKVIDTGMGFERLCMAIQGKTSNYDTDVFQPIILAIGQLCGKKYGEDAQADIAMRVIADHVRTISFAITDGQLPSNAKAGYVIRRILRRAVRYGYTFLGRQSAFIYSLIPTLADLMGDAYPELVSQKELIMKVVKEEEEAFLRTLATGIKLLDKVMADAKEAGKDKIGGKEAFTLYDTYGFPLDLTELILKENNLGVDIEEFNKNMQAQKERARNAAATETGDWVIVKEGDQEFVGYDFTECDVEILRYRKMKQKDKEFYQIILDKTPFYAEMGGQVGDTGTLTADNGEVVKIINTVSENNLGMQITEKLPEDLTCGYVAKIDVEKRLATACNHTATHLLHEALREVLGSHVEQKGSYVNPKTLRFDFSHFQKVTQEELREAEKLANKKVRQCIALDERRNMPIAEAKAMGAMALFGEKYGDAVRVIKYGSSVELCGGTHVANTGMIGQIRIISESSVAAGIRRIEAITAEVCEKSLYDLEDLLSGLREMMNNAPDIKTSIKKMMEDNSSLRQQAQEFAKERGKRLKDDIIKNIDERSGIKVASIVNVVAPETIKDIAFQLRGEFTENFAFVAGTISGEDKPLLTVMLSEDLVNKGLNASALVREGAKLIQGGGGGQPHFAQAGGKNKEGISQAVEAIINAIVG from the coding sequence ATGCTTACATCAAAAGAAATTCGCGAATCGTTTAAAGAATTTTTCAGATCAAAGGGACACGAGATTGTTCCTTCGGCTCCTATGGTTATAAAAGGAGATCCCACTCTAATGTTTACAAATGCAGGTATGAACCAATTTAAAGATATTATTCTTGGTAATGCCCCTATCAAATACCCCAGAGTTGCAGACTCTCAAAAGTGTTTGCGTGTAAGTGGTAAACATAACGACCTTGAAGAGGTTGGTTTGGATACTTATCACCACACTATGTTTGAAATGTTAGGTAACTGGTCGTTTGGTGATTACTTCAAAAAAGAGGCTATCGATTGGGCTTGGGAATACCTTACTGAGGTTCTTAAACTTGACAAGAATCGTTTGTATGCTACCGTTTTTGAGGGTTATGCACCCGAAGGTTTGGAGCGTGATGATGAGGCTGCTGGTTATTGGGAGAAACACTTACCTGCTTCACACATCATAAACGGAAACCGTAAAGACAACTTCTGGGAGATGGGCGATACAGGACCATGCGGACCTTGCTCTGAGATTCACATTGACCTCCGCTCTGATGCTGAACGTGCAGAGAAAGATGGTCGTGAACTTGTTAACGAGAGTCACCCACAAGTTATTGAGATATGGAACTTGGTATTTATGCAATACAACCGCAAAGCAGATGGTTCATTAGAGGGACTTCCTGCTAAGGTTATCGACACAGGTATGGGATTTGAGCGTTTGTGTATGGCTATACAAGGCAAGACTTCGAACTACGACACTGATGTTTTCCAACCTATCATTCTTGCAATTGGTCAACTTTGCGGTAAAAAATATGGCGAAGATGCTCAAGCAGATATTGCAATGCGTGTTATTGCCGACCACGTTCGTACAATCTCATTTGCTATTACTGATGGTCAATTACCTTCAAATGCAAAAGCAGGTTATGTAATACGCCGTATCTTACGCCGTGCTGTACGTTACGGATACACCTTCTTAGGACGTCAATCGGCATTTATATACTCACTTATTCCTACTCTTGCCGACCTTATGGGAGATGCTTATCCCGAACTTGTTTCTCAAAAGGAACTTATTATGAAGGTGGTTAAAGAGGAAGAGGAGGCATTCCTTCGTACTCTTGCTACTGGTATTAAACTTTTAGATAAGGTTATGGCAGATGCTAAAGAGGCTGGTAAAGATAAAATTGGCGGTAAAGAGGCATTTACTCTTTACGACACATACGGATTCCCATTAGACTTAACCGAACTTATTCTTAAAGAGAACAATTTAGGAGTTGACATTGAGGAGTTCAACAAAAATATGCAGGCTCAAAAAGAGCGCGCTCGTAACGCTGCCGCTACTGAAACTGGCGACTGGGTTATTGTTAAAGAGGGAGATCAAGAGTTTGTTGGTTACGACTTTACAGAGTGCGATGTTGAGATTTTACGCTATCGTAAAATGAAACAAAAAGATAAAGAGTTTTATCAAATCATATTAGACAAAACTCCTTTCTATGCCGAAATGGGAGGTCAAGTTGGTGATACTGGTACTCTTACTGCCGACAATGGCGAGGTGGTAAAAATCATAAACACTGTATCGGAAAACAACTTGGGTATGCAAATTACCGAGAAACTTCCCGAAGACCTTACTTGTGGCTACGTTGCAAAAATTGATGTAGAGAAACGTTTGGCTACTGCATGCAACCACACAGCAACCCACCTGCTTCACGAGGCACTACGCGAGGTATTAGGCTCTCACGTTGAGCAAAAAGGTTCGTATGTAAACCCAAAAACTTTACGTTTCGACTTCTCTCACTTCCAAAAGGTTACTCAAGAGGAGTTACGTGAGGCAGAGAAACTTGCAAACAAAAAAGTTCGCCAATGTATAGCTCTTGATGAGCGTAGAAATATGCCAATTGCAGAGGCTAAAGCAATGGGTGCAATGGCATTGTTCGGCGAGAAGTATGGCGATGCTGTTCGTGTTATCAAATATGGCTCATCAGTTGAACTTTGTGGAGGTACTCACGTTGCCAACACAGGTATGATTGGTCAAATAAGAATTATCTCAGAGAGTTCAGTTGCAGCAGGCATCCGCCGTATTGAGGCTATCACTGCTGAGGTTTGCGAAAAATCACTTTACGATCTTGAGGACCTATTGAGCGGACTAAGAGAGATGATGAACAACGCTCCCGATATTAAGACCTCTATTAAAAAGATGATGGAGGATAACAGCTCTCTACGTCAGCAAGCACAAGAGTTTGCAAAAGAGCGTGGAAAACGTTTGAAAGATGATATTATCAAAAACATTGATGAGCGTTCAGGCATAAAAGTAGCATCAATTGTCAACGTTGTTGCTCCCGAAACTATTAAAGATATTGCATTCCAATTAAGAGGAGAGTTTACAGAGAACTTTGCATTTGTTGCAGGAACAATCTCTGGCGAAGACAAGCCTTTGCTTACTGTTATGTTAAGTGAGGATTTGGTCAACAAGGGATTAAATGCTTCGGCTCTTGTTCGTGAAGGTGCAAAACTTATTCAAGGAGGCGGTGGCGGACAACCTCACTTTGCTCAAGCAGGAGGAAAGAACAAAGAGGGTATAAGCCAAGCAGTAGAGGCTATTATTAATGCTATTGTTGGATAA
- the trpS gene encoding tryptophan--tRNA ligase, with the protein MKDIVVSGIRSTGNLHLGNYYGALRNFVKMQNENDCFFFIADLHALTTHPDPAQLHDNVKSILAQYLAAGLDPEKSTIFIQSDVPEISEMYLLLNMHVYIGELERTASFKDKVRKQPENVNAGLLTYPSLMAVDILIHKATKVPVGKDQEQHLELTRRFARRFNNIYGVEFFPEPESYNFGSESIKVPGLDGSGKMGKSEGNCIYLIDEDKPLRKKVMKAVTDEGPQAPNSPLSQPIENLFTVMSLVSEPEVVEQFKAAYADCSIRYGDLKKQIAEDILKVTTPMRERYNEIIKDEEYMRKVVKMGAEKARESAAKTLAEVRKIMGFRNF; encoded by the coding sequence ATGAAAGATATAGTTGTGAGCGGTATTCGCTCAACAGGAAACCTCCATTTGGGAAACTACTATGGAGCGTTGCGTAACTTTGTGAAGATGCAGAATGAGAACGATTGTTTCTTTTTTATTGCAGACCTTCACGCATTAACAACACACCCAGATCCTGCTCAATTGCACGATAATGTTAAGAGTATATTGGCTCAATATCTTGCAGCGGGACTTGATCCTGAGAAGTCGACAATATTCATCCAAAGCGATGTTCCCGAGATTTCGGAAATGTACCTATTGTTGAATATGCACGTATATATTGGAGAGTTGGAGCGTACTGCATCGTTTAAAGATAAAGTTCGCAAACAACCCGAAAACGTAAATGCTGGACTATTAACCTATCCATCACTAATGGCTGTGGATATACTTATTCACAAAGCGACAAAAGTGCCTGTGGGTAAAGATCAGGAGCAACACTTGGAGTTGACTCGCCGTTTTGCACGCCGTTTCAATAATATATATGGAGTAGAGTTCTTCCCAGAGCCTGAGAGTTATAACTTCGGTTCAGAGTCAATAAAAGTTCCTGGTCTTGACGGTAGCGGTAAGATGGGAAAATCAGAGGGTAACTGCATCTACTTGATAGATGAGGATAAACCCCTACGTAAAAAGGTTATGAAAGCGGTAACAGATGAAGGTCCACAAGCACCAAACTCTCCACTCTCTCAACCAATAGAGAACCTATTTACAGTAATGAGTCTTGTGTCAGAACCTGAAGTTGTTGAACAATTTAAAGCAGCGTATGCCGATTGTTCAATCCGTTACGGAGATTTAAAGAAACAGATAGCAGAGGATATATTAAAAGTAACAACTCCTATGCGTGAACGCTACAATGAGATTATAAAAGATGAGGAGTATATGCGTAAGGTTGTGAAAATGGGTGCAGAGAAGGCTCGTGAGAGTGCAGCAAAAACACTTGCAGAGGTGCGTAAGATAATGGGATTTAGAAATTTCTAA
- a CDS encoding thioesterase family protein, with product MMDKISSTSEVQVQKENTAEFVGSGTLPVFATPSMAALMENAAMKAAEKILSEGETTVGSELNIKHLSPSPIGANIKATATLLQQEGRKLTFSVLATEDNKTIGEGIHIRYIVNIQKFMQKLGLSI from the coding sequence ATAATGGATAAGATAAGTAGCACTTCAGAAGTTCAAGTTCAAAAAGAGAATACCGCCGAGTTTGTAGGCTCGGGAACGCTTCCTGTATTTGCTACTCCGTCAATGGCAGCTCTTATGGAGAACGCAGCAATGAAAGCGGCAGAGAAAATACTATCAGAGGGAGAAACCACCGTTGGCTCGGAGTTAAATATTAAACACCTTTCGCCCTCTCCAATAGGAGCAAACATAAAAGCAACCGCAACTCTCTTGCAACAGGAGGGCAGAAAACTAACATTCTCTGTTCTGGCAACAGAAGATAATAAAACAATAGGCGAGGGAATACATATTCGCTATATTGTTAATATCCAAAAGTTTATGCAGAAACTTGGATTGTCAATTTAG
- the truA gene encoding tRNA pseudouridine(38-40) synthase TruA: MRYFLEIAYDGSAYHGWQVQPNAISVQQVIEEILHKLLGTPTPVVGAGRTDAGVHAKRMFLHFDTEKEICSDDFVRRLNSILPQDISVYAIHRVKDDAHARFDATYRTYNYYITNVKSPFTRHYFHRYFGTLDFDAMNQAAERLKSFTDFTSFSKLHTDTVTNNCCVMDAHWEECEGGHRFVITADRFLRNMVRSIVGTLIEVGRGKLTIEEFCKIIEAKDRCKAGTSMPGNALFLVDVGYPEEVVSCQLRYPYGVVVS, from the coding sequence ATGCGATATTTCCTCGAGATTGCTTATGACGGCAGTGCCTACCATGGTTGGCAGGTGCAACCAAATGCCATAAGCGTACAACAGGTTATTGAGGAGATATTGCATAAACTTTTGGGTACCCCTACCCCCGTTGTTGGTGCTGGAAGAACAGATGCTGGTGTTCACGCCAAAAGAATGTTCCTGCACTTTGACACAGAGAAAGAGATATGCTCCGATGATTTTGTGCGTAGATTAAACTCTATTCTACCACAAGACATATCGGTATATGCCATACACCGAGTCAAGGATGATGCTCACGCACGTTTTGACGCAACATACCGCACCTACAACTACTATATAACAAATGTAAAGAGCCCTTTCACAAGACACTATTTTCACAGATACTTTGGCACTCTCGATTTTGATGCTATGAACCAAGCTGCAGAGAGGTTGAAGAGTTTTACCGACTTTACAAGTTTCAGCAAACTGCACACCGATACAGTTACCAATAACTGTTGTGTAATGGATGCCCATTGGGAGGAGTGCGAGGGAGGACACCGATTTGTCATAACTGCCGACCGTTTTTTACGCAATATGGTGCGTTCAATTGTTGGTACTCTTATTGAAGTTGGCAGAGGCAAACTTACAATAGAGGAGTTTTGTAAAATTATTGAGGCCAAAGACCGTTGCAAAGCAGGAACATCAATGCCCGGCAATGCACTATTCTTGGTTGATGTGGGATACCCAGAAGAGGTTGTTAGTTGTCAACTTCGTTACCCCTATGGGGTAGTTGTTAGTTAA
- the speA gene encoding biosynthetic arginine decarboxylase, with product MRRWRIEDSMELYNINGWGLKYFTINDKGHVAVTPKEGGASVDLKELMDELQVRDVTAPVLVRFPDILDNRIEKISNCFKRAADEYGYTAQNFVIYPIKVNQMRQVVEEIVSHGKKFNIGLEAGSKPELHAVLATNAGKDSLIICNGYKDENYIELALLAQKMGRRIFLVVEKMNELVLIADIAKRLNIRPNIGIRIKLASSGSGKWEESGGDVSKFGLNSSELLDALDFIDKKQLRDCVRLIHFHIGSQVTKIRRIKNALKEASQFYVQLRKLGFNVDFVDIGGGLGVDYDGTRSSASESSMNYSIQEYVNDSIWALVDASNKNNVPHPNIITESGRSLTAHHSVLVFEVLETACLPKWERDDEMPDDAHELVKELYHLRDKVSSSQLIETWHDALQIREEALDLFSMGLLDLPNRALVERLFWSVARDVYAESASLKHVPEELKKISRMLPDKYFCNFSLFQSLPDLWAIDQVFPIMPIARLDEKPDCNATLQDITCDSDGKITNFISYQSLSNSLPVHSIKNKKESYYIGVFLVGAYQEILGDLHNLFGDTNAVHVSVYDDHYEIDQIIDGETVAEVLDYVQYNPKKMVRSLETWVTSSMKAGIITPEEGREFLSNYRSGLYGYTYLERD from the coding sequence ATGAGAAGATGGCGTATTGAAGACTCTATGGAGTTGTATAATATCAACGGCTGGGGCCTTAAATATTTCACTATTAACGACAAAGGGCATGTAGCAGTTACTCCCAAAGAGGGAGGTGCGAGTGTCGATTTAAAAGAATTGATGGATGAACTTCAGGTGCGTGACGTTACTGCTCCTGTATTGGTTCGTTTCCCTGATATTCTTGATAATCGTATCGAAAAGATATCGAACTGCTTCAAGAGAGCAGCAGATGAGTATGGTTATACTGCACAAAACTTTGTGATTTACCCTATAAAGGTAAACCAAATGCGACAAGTGGTTGAGGAGATTGTCAGTCATGGTAAAAAGTTCAACATAGGTTTGGAGGCAGGCTCTAAGCCCGAACTACATGCTGTGTTGGCTACAAATGCAGGTAAGGATTCATTGATTATCTGTAACGGTTATAAAGATGAGAACTATATTGAGTTGGCTCTTCTTGCTCAAAAGATGGGACGCAGAATATTCCTTGTTGTTGAGAAGATGAACGAACTTGTTCTTATTGCCGACATTGCCAAACGTTTGAACATACGCCCAAATATTGGTATCCGCATTAAACTTGCAAGTAGCGGTAGCGGTAAATGGGAAGAGTCGGGAGGCGATGTAAGTAAGTTCGGATTAAACTCGAGCGAACTTTTAGACGCCCTTGATTTTATAGACAAAAAACAACTTCGCGACTGCGTACGCCTAATTCACTTTCATATAGGTAGTCAAGTAACAAAGATACGCCGTATCAAGAATGCTCTTAAAGAGGCATCACAATTCTACGTTCAATTGCGTAAGTTAGGATTCAATGTAGATTTTGTTGATATTGGCGGAGGTCTTGGCGTTGATTACGATGGTACACGCTCATCGGCAAGTGAGAGTAGTATGAACTACTCTATACAAGAGTATGTAAATGACTCTATCTGGGCATTGGTTGATGCCTCAAACAAGAACAATGTACCCCACCCCAATATCATCACCGAATCGGGACGTTCACTTACAGCCCACCACTCGGTATTAGTTTTTGAGGTATTGGAGACTGCTTGCCTTCCCAAATGGGAACGCGATGATGAGATGCCTGATGATGCTCATGAGTTAGTTAAGGAGTTATACCACCTACGCGACAAAGTATCATCTTCGCAACTTATTGAGACTTGGCACGATGCCCTTCAAATCAGAGAAGAGGCACTTGACCTGTTCAGTATGGGACTTTTAGACCTTCCAAACCGAGCTTTGGTTGAGCGTCTGTTCTGGAGTGTGGCAAGAGATGTTTATGCCGAATCGGCTTCACTTAAACACGTCCCAGAAGAGTTGAAGAAAATCTCCAGAATGTTACCAGATAAATATTTCTGTAACTTCTCATTATTCCAATCTCTTCCAGACCTTTGGGCTATTGATCAAGTATTCCCAATTATGCCTATCGCTCGTTTGGATGAGAAACCCGATTGCAATGCAACTCTACAAGATATTACTTGCGACTCTGATGGTAAGATTACAAACTTTATATCATACCAAAGTTTGAGTAACAGTCTGCCTGTTCACTCAATCAAGAACAAGAAGGAGTCATATTATATAGGCGTATTCCTTGTGGGTGCATATCAAGAGATTTTGGGAGACCTACACAACCTGTTTGGCGACACCAATGCAGTTCATGTCAGCGTGTATGACGACCACTATGAGATTGACCAGATCATAGATGGCGAGACTGTTGCCGAAGTATTGGATTACGTTCAATATAATCCTAAGAAGATGGTACGCTCGTTAGAGACTTGGGTTACATCTTCAATGAAGGCTGGTATAATAACTCCCGAAGAGGGACGCGAGTTCTTATCGAACTACCGTTCGGGACTTTATGGATATACATATCTCGAAAGAGATTAA
- a CDS encoding prephenate dehydratase, translating to MKKVTIQGVTGCFHEAAARNYFAGEEIETVPCQTFKELFNTMACESDYYGIVAIENTIAGSLLQNYELLRASELQIIGEYKLRISHVLAALKGQTIEDITEVNSHPIALAQCDNFLDAHPRLKIVEKDDTAGSAKEIAEKNLTGHAAICADIAAEYYGLNILERGIETNKRNFTRFLILANANKTENSANIPGINKASLVFSLPHAHGSLSKILTIFSFYDINLTKIESMPIIGCEWEYRFYVDVTFNNYVRYRQSLTAITPLTKSFRILGEYKEF from the coding sequence ATGAAAAAAGTTACAATACAAGGAGTTACAGGCTGTTTTCACGAAGCAGCAGCAAGAAACTATTTTGCAGGAGAGGAGATTGAGACCGTACCCTGTCAAACATTTAAGGAGTTGTTCAATACAATGGCTTGTGAGAGCGACTACTATGGTATTGTTGCAATAGAGAATACCATTGCAGGCTCGTTGTTGCAAAACTATGAACTATTACGAGCAAGTGAGTTGCAAATCATAGGAGAGTATAAACTCCGCATATCGCACGTTTTAGCGGCTCTTAAAGGGCAAACTATTGAAGATATTACTGAGGTAAACTCTCACCCCATCGCTCTTGCTCAATGCGACAACTTCTTGGATGCTCACCCACGTCTGAAAATTGTTGAGAAAGATGATACCGCAGGCTCGGCAAAGGAGATTGCAGAGAAAAATCTCACAGGACATGCTGCCATTTGTGCCGATATTGCCGCTGAGTATTACGGACTAAATATACTTGAAAGAGGAATTGAGACTAACAAACGTAACTTTACCCGCTTCTTAATATTGGCAAATGCCAACAAAACAGAGAACAGTGCCAACATTCCCGGCATCAACAAAGCATCGTTAGTATTCAGTCTTCCTCACGCACACGGAAGTTTATCAAAGATATTGACAATCTTCTCGTTCTACGATATAAACCTAACAAAGATTGAGTCAATGCCAATTATCGGTTGCGAATGGGAGTATCGTTTTTATGTAGATGTTACATTTAACAACTATGTTCGTTACCGCCAATCACTAACCGCTATCACCCCACTCACTAAATCGTTTAGAATATTGGGAGAGTATAAGGAGTTTTAG
- a CDS encoding malate dehydrogenase, whose amino-acid sequence MASREVASEVVLIDIKEGLSEGKMLDMYQASVTTDFKTKLTGCTNDYEKTANSDVIVVTSGIPRKPGMTREELIGTNANIVKSVVSQALAQSPNAIFIIVSNPMDTMAYLTLKSTGLPKNRVIGMGGALDSSRFRCYLAKAADANIHDVDGMVIGGHGDTTMIPLTSKATIKGVPASQFLSKEELEKVAADTMVGGATLTGLLGTSAWYAPGAAAASVVEAILGDQKRIIPCGCYLEGEYGQEDIMIGVPVVIGRNGIEKIVEIELTEDEKAKFVASADAVRKVNQILTDTGAI is encoded by the coding sequence TTGGCTTCTCGCGAAGTAGCAAGCGAAGTTGTATTAATCGATATCAAAGAGGGTCTTTCAGAGGGTAAAATGCTTGATATGTACCAAGCATCAGTTACTACTGATTTCAAAACTAAACTTACTGGTTGTACAAACGACTATGAGAAAACAGCTAACTCAGATGTTATTGTTGTAACTTCAGGTATTCCTCGTAAACCAGGTATGACTCGCGAAGAGTTAATTGGAACTAACGCAAACATTGTTAAGAGCGTTGTTTCTCAAGCATTAGCACAATCTCCTAACGCTATCTTCATCATCGTATCTAACCCAATGGATACTATGGCTTACTTAACTTTAAAATCAACAGGTCTTCCTAAAAACCGCGTAATTGGTATGGGTGGAGCATTAGACTCTTCTCGTTTCCGTTGCTACTTAGCAAAAGCGGCTGACGCAAACATTCACGATGTTGATGGTATGGTTATTGGTGGACACGGAGATACTACAATGATTCCTTTAACATCAAAAGCAACTATTAAAGGTGTTCCTGCTTCACAATTCCTTTCTAAAGAGGAACTTGAGAAAGTTGCTGCTGATACAATGGTTGGTGGTGCAACATTAACAGGACTTCTTGGAACTTCTGCATGGTATGCTCCCGGAGCTGCAGCAGCATCAGTTGTTGAGGCTATCTTGGGCGACCAAAAACGTATCATTCCTTGCGGATGCTACCTTGAAGGAGAGTACGGACAAGAGGATATTATGATTGGTGTTCCTGTTGTTATTGGTCGCAATGGTATTGAGAAAATCGTTGAGATTGAACTTACAGAAGATGAGAAAGCTAAATTTGTTGCTTCTGCTGACGCTGTTCGCAAAGTTAACCAAATCCTTACAGATACTGGCGCTATCTAA